From the genome of Ralstonia pickettii, one region includes:
- the pfkB gene encoding 1-phosphofructokinase — MSRPSRIVTVTLNPAIDMTVGLERLERGRVNIGSSVAQQAGGKGVNVAACLADWEVPVIATGLLGDANAELFEALFARKGVVDGFCRVPGTNRTNIKISDQADGQTTDINLPGIDATPADFDALCDRIDALADIAGAALCGSLAGGLPPDTYVRLLARLNRRGVPTLVDTSGAPLAQVLAAPRDELPTAIKPNRHELELWAGTSLPTLAETADVARAIHARGVAQVIVSLGEEGALFVTADGTWQASLPPVRAASTVGAGDAMVAGVLAGWHAGAGTEETVRLSVAFAACKLQRLGPHLPAPGEVRERAAAVQMQRVA, encoded by the coding sequence ATGAGCCGCCCGTCGCGCATCGTCACCGTCACGCTCAACCCGGCCATCGACATGACCGTCGGGCTGGAGCGCCTCGAACGCGGCCGCGTCAACATCGGCAGCAGCGTCGCCCAACAGGCCGGCGGCAAGGGCGTCAACGTCGCTGCCTGCCTCGCCGACTGGGAGGTGCCGGTGATTGCCACGGGGCTCCTCGGCGACGCCAATGCCGAACTGTTCGAGGCGCTGTTTGCGCGCAAGGGCGTGGTCGACGGCTTCTGCCGCGTGCCCGGCACCAATCGCACCAACATCAAGATCAGCGACCAGGCAGACGGGCAGACCACCGACATCAATCTGCCCGGCATTGACGCCACGCCCGCCGACTTCGACGCGCTGTGCGACCGCATTGACGCGCTTGCCGACATTGCCGGCGCTGCGCTGTGCGGCAGCCTGGCGGGAGGTTTGCCGCCGGATACCTACGTGAGATTGCTGGCGCGGCTGAATCGCCGCGGCGTACCGACCTTGGTCGACACGAGCGGCGCCCCGCTCGCACAGGTCCTGGCCGCGCCGCGGGACGAGCTGCCGACGGCCATCAAGCCCAATCGGCACGAACTGGAACTGTGGGCGGGTACATCGCTGCCGACGCTGGCTGAAACGGCGGACGTGGCGCGCGCCATCCATGCGCGGGGCGTGGCGCAGGTCATCGTGTCGCTCGGCGAGGAAGGCGCGCTGTTCGTCACGGCAGACGGCACTTGGCAGGCGAGTCTGCCGCCGGTGCGCGCCGCCAGCACCGTCGGCGCGGGTGACGCCATGGTGGCCGGCGTGCTGGCCGGTTGGCACGCCGGTGCCGGCACGGAAGAGACCGTGCGCCTTTCGGTGGCCTTTGCCGCGTGCAAGCTGCAGCGCCTGGGGCCTCACCTCCCCGCCCCGGGCGAAGTGCGCGAACGCGCCGCCGCCGTCCAGATGCAGCGCGTGGCCTGA
- a CDS encoding PTS fructose transporter subunit IIC — protein MANLLAILGADGRTTRAMLAGAALRHAARESGYKLDVDVRSPDTASVVDTAALATAKAVVWAGLSPDAAARDANPRTLEVTLDEVLADARAVLARVMNGASPAPESGTQAQRIVAITSCPTGIAHTFMAAEALAQAAGALGHTIHVETQGSVGAQNTLSAAAIASADLVLIAADTQVDLSRFAGKRVFRAGTKAAIHDGQALIRRAFDEAAVEGAATAQSAHAAAATAEQQRTGPYKHLMTGVSFMLPFVVAGGILIALAFALGGIYVTDASASHTLGGALFQIGAKSAFALMVPVLAGYIAYSIASRPGIAPGMVGGMLAASLGAGFLGGIVAGFVAGYGTEALNRWLKLPRNLEGLKPVLILPVLGCLLTGLVMLYVVGAPVAALLASLTTWLRGMQGANAVPLGALLGGMMAFDMGGPINKAAYAFSTGLIGAQVYTPMAATMAAGMTPPLGIALAAWLFPSRFTRDERQAARATAVLGLAFISEGAIPYAARDPFRVIPALVAGSACAGALSMLFGVELRVPHGGAFVLPIPNAVTHLGGYVAALIAGTVVTALLLALMKRRVADAA, from the coding sequence ATGGCAAACCTGCTGGCAATTCTCGGTGCGGACGGCCGCACCACCCGCGCGATGCTCGCCGGCGCGGCCCTGCGCCACGCGGCGCGCGAATCCGGCTACAAACTCGACGTCGACGTGCGCAGCCCGGACACCGCCTCGGTCGTCGACACGGCGGCCCTGGCCACCGCCAAAGCCGTCGTCTGGGCGGGCCTGTCGCCAGATGCCGCGGCTCGTGACGCCAATCCGCGTACGCTTGAAGTCACACTTGACGAGGTTCTCGCCGACGCCCGCGCCGTACTGGCCCGCGTGATGAATGGCGCCTCGCCCGCGCCAGAATCCGGTACGCAAGCTCAACGCATTGTCGCCATCACGTCGTGCCCGACCGGCATCGCGCACACCTTCATGGCCGCCGAGGCGCTCGCCCAGGCCGCCGGCGCGCTCGGCCACACGATCCACGTCGAGACGCAAGGCTCCGTAGGCGCACAGAACACGCTGTCGGCCGCCGCCATCGCCAGTGCGGATCTCGTGCTGATCGCCGCGGACACGCAGGTGGACCTGTCGCGCTTTGCCGGCAAGCGCGTCTTCCGCGCCGGCACCAAGGCCGCCATCCACGACGGGCAGGCGCTGATCCGCCGCGCCTTCGACGAGGCCGCCGTGGAAGGTGCCGCGACGGCGCAATCCGCGCACGCCGCGGCCGCCACCGCTGAACAGCAGCGCACCGGCCCGTACAAGCACCTGATGACCGGCGTGTCGTTCATGCTGCCTTTCGTGGTGGCGGGGGGCATCCTGATTGCGCTGGCGTTTGCCCTCGGCGGCATCTACGTCACCGACGCCTCGGCCAGCCATACGCTGGGCGGCGCGCTGTTCCAGATCGGTGCCAAGTCAGCGTTTGCCTTGATGGTGCCCGTGCTCGCCGGATACATCGCGTATTCGATCGCCAGCCGGCCGGGCATCGCACCCGGGATGGTCGGAGGCATGTTGGCCGCCAGCCTGGGCGCCGGGTTTCTTGGCGGCATCGTGGCCGGCTTTGTCGCTGGCTATGGCACCGAGGCGCTCAACCGTTGGCTGAAGCTGCCGCGCAACCTGGAAGGGCTGAAACCGGTGCTGATCCTGCCCGTGCTCGGGTGCCTTTTGACGGGCTTGGTGATGCTGTATGTGGTGGGCGCGCCGGTTGCCGCGCTGCTTGCATCCCTGACGACCTGGCTGCGCGGCATGCAAGGCGCCAACGCGGTCCCGCTGGGCGCGCTGCTGGGCGGCATGATGGCGTTTGACATGGGCGGTCCCATCAACAAGGCTGCGTATGCCTTCAGCACCGGGCTGATCGGCGCGCAGGTCTACACGCCGATGGCGGCCACGATGGCCGCAGGCATGACGCCGCCGTTGGGTATCGCGCTGGCGGCATGGCTCTTCCCGTCGCGATTCACGCGGGACGAGCGCCAGGCGGCGCGCGCCACCGCCGTGCTCGGCCTGGCCTTCATTAGCGAGGGGGCAATCCCGTATGCCGCGCGCGACCCGTTCCGCGTGATTCCCGCGCTGGTGGCGGGTTCCGCGTGCGCGGGTGCCCTGTCAATGTTGTTCGGGGTGGAACTGCGCGTGCCGCACGGCGGGGCATTCGTGCTGCCGATCCCGAACGCGGTAACGCATCTCGGCGGCTACGTGGCGGCGCTGATTGCCGGCACCGTCGTCACCGCCTTGCTGCTCGCGCTGATGAAGCGCCGGGTTGCTGACGCGGCCTGA
- a CDS encoding ABC transporter substrate-binding protein has protein sequence MQSRRITALLAMFAAGIIGMTWSGAHAETGVTNDAIIVGQSAPMSGPAAQLGQQMNRGAQLYFNAVNAAGGVNGRKIELKVLDDFYEPDATARNTKTLIDDTKVFALFGYVGTPTSLAALKIANPAGVPFFAPYSGATALREPFARNVFHVRAGYNDETAAIVQQIRTTGLKRIAVVYNDDAYGKAGLDGVQRALKLPANQGVSLAAQASVVRNTTDVKGAVGTVLAQKPDAIVLISAYQTVAALVKGAQEQGYAGQFYNVSFVGTKALANTLGKAGGGVIISQVMPYPYSGASPLVRDYQKLLKSDGITDFDYGSIEGYVAARVFVEGLKRAGRDLTREKFIGALESMGNYDVGGFNVNFSPSNHVGSKFVEMTIINSNGQVIR, from the coding sequence ATGCAATCTCGCAGAATCACCGCGCTGCTGGCCATGTTCGCAGCGGGCATCATCGGCATGACTTGGAGCGGCGCACACGCTGAAACGGGCGTGACCAACGACGCAATCATCGTCGGCCAATCGGCCCCGATGAGCGGCCCGGCAGCACAGCTTGGCCAGCAGATGAACCGTGGCGCCCAGCTTTATTTCAACGCCGTCAATGCGGCAGGCGGCGTCAACGGTCGCAAGATCGAGCTGAAGGTGCTCGACGATTTCTACGAGCCCGATGCGACGGCCCGCAACACCAAGACACTGATCGACGACACAAAAGTCTTTGCACTGTTCGGCTATGTCGGCACACCGACCAGTCTGGCGGCGCTGAAGATCGCCAACCCCGCAGGCGTGCCGTTCTTTGCACCGTACTCGGGCGCAACAGCACTGCGAGAGCCCTTCGCGCGCAACGTGTTCCACGTGCGCGCCGGATACAACGACGAAACCGCCGCCATCGTCCAGCAGATCCGCACGACCGGCCTCAAGCGCATTGCCGTGGTCTACAACGACGATGCGTACGGCAAGGCGGGGCTCGATGGCGTGCAGCGCGCGCTGAAACTTCCCGCCAACCAGGGCGTGTCGCTGGCCGCACAGGCGAGCGTGGTGCGCAACACCACCGATGTGAAAGGCGCTGTCGGGACCGTGCTCGCGCAGAAACCGGACGCGATCGTCCTCATCAGCGCTTACCAGACGGTGGCTGCGCTGGTGAAAGGGGCGCAGGAACAGGGATACGCGGGGCAGTTCTACAACGTGTCGTTCGTTGGCACCAAGGCGCTGGCCAATACGTTGGGCAAGGCCGGCGGCGGCGTGATCATCTCGCAGGTGATGCCGTATCCGTATAGCGGTGCGTCGCCACTAGTGCGCGACTACCAGAAGCTGCTCAAGTCCGACGGCATTACCGATTTCGACTACGGAAGCATTGAAGGCTACGTCGCGGCGCGCGTCTTCGTTGAAGGTCTCAAGCGTGCTGGGCGCGACCTGACGCGTGAGAAGTTCATCGGGGCGCTGGAGTCGATGGGCAATTACGACGTCGGAGGGTTCAACGTCAACTTCTCGCCCTCCAACCACGTGGGCTCCAAGTTTGTTGAGATGACCATCATCAACTCGAACGGCCAAGTCATCCGCTGA
- the argE gene encoding acetylornithine deacetylase — protein sequence MSADIIAAASQPSDEVQQLIRTLVAFDTVSRNSNLGLIEWVRDRLRAQGADCRLTYDATGGKANLFATLSPGRKPGLVLSGHTDVVPVDGQPWDTDPFDAQIRDGRLYGRGTADMKSFIAVALANVPAFMAAEGDASFHLSLSYDEEIGCVGVRSLLRDLEAGGIQPAGCIVGEPTSMRAIIAHKGKREYRCCVRGKEAHSALTPQGVNAIEFAALLIAHIRSLAARLAAEEARDVDFVVPHTTLNTGTIKGGIAANVVPRDCEFTFDFRYLPGTDPDWLFGEVERYAHQTLLPQMREISADADISFMMKANTPGLSSAPSHELVALAQALADSRGAVGKVDYGTEAGLFSRAGIPSVVCGPGNIEQAHKPNEYIELAQIAQCEAFMRRLAQQQPQVQPA from the coding sequence ATGTCTGCTGACATTATCGCTGCTGCATCGCAGCCCTCCGATGAAGTCCAGCAATTGATCCGCACGCTGGTGGCATTCGACACCGTTAGCCGCAATTCGAACCTCGGATTGATCGAGTGGGTGCGCGATCGCCTGCGGGCGCAGGGCGCGGATTGCCGGCTCACATATGACGCGACGGGCGGCAAGGCGAATCTGTTTGCGACGCTGTCGCCGGGTCGCAAGCCGGGGCTCGTGCTGTCGGGGCATACCGATGTGGTGCCCGTCGATGGCCAACCCTGGGATACAGACCCATTCGACGCACAAATCCGCGATGGTCGCCTGTACGGGCGTGGCACGGCCGACATGAAGAGCTTCATTGCCGTTGCACTCGCAAATGTGCCGGCGTTCATGGCGGCGGAGGGCGACGCCAGTTTTCATCTTTCGCTATCGTACGACGAAGAGATCGGCTGCGTCGGCGTGCGCAGCCTGCTGCGTGACCTCGAGGCGGGCGGCATTCAGCCTGCCGGTTGCATCGTCGGCGAACCCACGTCGATGCGCGCCATCATTGCGCACAAGGGCAAGCGTGAATACCGATGCTGCGTGCGAGGCAAGGAAGCGCATTCCGCGTTGACGCCCCAGGGCGTGAACGCGATCGAGTTTGCTGCACTGCTGATCGCCCATATTCGTTCGCTGGCTGCGCGGCTGGCGGCAGAAGAGGCACGCGACGTTGATTTCGTCGTGCCGCACACGACGCTGAATACGGGCACGATCAAGGGCGGCATTGCCGCCAACGTGGTCCCGCGCGATTGCGAATTCACTTTCGATTTCCGCTATCTGCCGGGCACCGATCCGGACTGGCTTTTCGGCGAGGTGGAACGTTATGCGCACCAGACGCTGTTGCCGCAGATGCGCGAGATTTCTGCTGACGCCGACATCAGCTTCATGATGAAGGCCAACACGCCGGGGCTATCGAGCGCGCCGTCGCACGAGCTGGTGGCGCTTGCGCAAGCGTTGGCCGATAGCCGCGGCGCGGTTGGCAAGGTCGACTATGGGACGGAAGCGGGACTTTTCTCCCGCGCAGGCATTCCGAGCGTGGTCTGCGGCCCCGGCAACATCGAGCAGGCGCACAAGCCGAACGAGTACATCGAACTCGCGCAGATCGCGCAGTGTGAAGCGTTCATGCGGCGCCTCGCTCAGCAACAGCCACAAGTGCAGCCGGCCTAA
- a CDS encoding M20 aminoacylase family protein, whose protein sequence is MKLIPEIQAAQPEIQALRRDIHAHPELCFEEQRTSDLVSAKLAEWGIEVHRGLGKTGLVGVIRNGEGKSIGLRADMDALPLAEANQFEHRSKHDGKMHACGHDGHTAMLLGAAHYLAKHRNFSGTVNLIFQPAEEGGGGAREMIKDGLFDRFPCDAVFGLHNWPGVPVGAFGTRAGALMASSNEFRITIKGKGAHAALPHNGNDPVFVGAQVVSALQGIITRNKRPIDTAVLSVTQFHAGDATNIIPDEAWIGGTVRTFSTEVLDLIERRMEEVSKGIASAYDCTVDFIFHRNYPPTVNTEAETQFAAAVMRELVGADNVDANIDPTMGAEDFSFMLIEKPGCFAFIGNGDGDHREQGHGLGPCMLHNPSYDFNDELLPLGATYWVRLVEKFLARS, encoded by the coding sequence ATGAAGCTGATCCCAGAAATCCAAGCCGCGCAGCCTGAGATCCAGGCGCTGCGCCGCGACATTCACGCGCACCCAGAACTCTGCTTCGAAGAGCAGCGCACCTCCGATCTGGTCTCCGCAAAGCTCGCCGAATGGGGCATCGAAGTGCATCGGGGCCTTGGCAAAACCGGCCTGGTCGGTGTGATCCGCAACGGTGAAGGCAAGAGCATCGGCCTGCGCGCCGATATGGACGCCCTGCCGCTTGCGGAAGCCAACCAGTTCGAGCATCGCTCAAAGCACGACGGCAAGATGCACGCGTGCGGCCACGACGGCCACACGGCAATGCTGCTCGGCGCAGCACATTACTTGGCGAAGCACCGCAATTTCAGCGGCACCGTGAATCTGATTTTCCAGCCCGCCGAAGAAGGCGGCGGCGGCGCACGCGAGATGATCAAGGACGGGCTGTTCGATCGATTCCCGTGCGATGCCGTCTTCGGCCTGCATAACTGGCCGGGCGTGCCGGTCGGCGCATTCGGTACACGCGCTGGTGCCCTGATGGCATCGAGCAACGAATTCCGCATCACGATCAAGGGAAAGGGTGCGCACGCCGCGCTGCCACACAACGGCAACGATCCGGTGTTTGTGGGCGCTCAGGTGGTCTCTGCGCTACAGGGCATCATCACCCGCAACAAGCGGCCGATCGACACGGCAGTCCTTTCTGTCACCCAGTTCCACGCTGGCGATGCGACCAACATCATCCCGGACGAAGCGTGGATTGGCGGTACGGTACGCACATTCTCGACAGAGGTCCTCGACTTGATCGAACGTCGCATGGAAGAAGTCTCGAAGGGCATCGCCTCCGCATACGATTGCACTGTCGACTTCATCTTCCATCGCAACTATCCCCCGACCGTCAACACGGAAGCCGAAACGCAGTTCGCAGCGGCAGTCATGCGCGAGCTCGTGGGCGCAGATAACGTTGACGCCAATATCGACCCGACCATGGGCGCTGAAGATTTCTCGTTCATGCTGATCGAGAAGCCGGGTTGCTTCGCCTTCATCGGCAACGGCGATGGGGACCACCGCGAGCAAGGGCATGGGCTCGGGCCGTGCATGCTGCACAACCCCAGTTACGATTTCAATGATGAATTGCTGCCGCTTGGCGCCACCTATTGGGTTCGTCTTGTCGAGAAATTTTTGGCACGTAGCTAG